In Drosophila nasuta strain 15112-1781.00 chromosome 2R, ASM2355853v1, whole genome shotgun sequence, a single genomic region encodes these proteins:
- the LOC132785745 gene encoding organic cation transporter protein isoform X1, translating into MPKHQGDALTHDIHPMEMEMELELQLPLLSAKEQAKFPLCAMHDTAGKPSPIATPTQSPMASADPSTVPADDEDETDVIGELMGHYGKWQLLMTVLLSLFQVPNTFHISSSIYQAANKEFWCQRPEHLQQLPIDVWRNLSGSQDNCRRRAGIDWSQLSNDSLPTQLQQQAAALGDDGKHVACNSWEYETNDNVGNTWTSQWDLVCDKEHLKNVAEMFFLLGVATGGIISGYLSDKFGRKTMLFISAVLQTIFGLWLCFCSSFELYLTLRALLGLVSVSVTYSGLILAIEYVDGKWRTIAGMYNLFPLPISYMMISGLAYLTQDYQRLQLCIGIPGIFLCFLWFVVPESPRWLLVKGRIEEVRRIIEAAASFNGRQLPADYQLTPPTQESSTQDVTYLFRSSYLRRISICFLCIWFTINLIYYGLILNMSSFGGNVYLNSALAGLVEIPAIAVAMYIITKVGKKWLFCATLFCTGVACFCAAMTEGREDLLWLKITFLMMGKFTISAGNTIMPVYTAELYPTIIRNVGVGACNMAAGLALILTPYLSLLNKIEGHLLMTLLTAWSIFGGFVVLFLPETAVRKNAATTESRQANAAKQV; encoded by the exons TTCCTTTGTGCGCCATGCACGACACAGCCGGCAAGCCGTCCCCCatagccacgcccacacaatCGCCAATGGCGTCGGCAGATCCTAGTACAGTACCAGCAGATGATGAGGACGAAACCGATGTGATTGGCGAGCTGATGGGTCACTATGGCAAATGGCAGCTGCTGATGACGGTGCTGCTCTCACTGTTCCAGGTGCCAAACACCTTCCACATATCCTCATCCATCTACCAGGCAGCCAACAAGGAGTTTTGGTGCCAGCGACCAGAGCATCTACAGCAATTGCCCATCGATGTTTGGCGGAATCTAAGCGGCTCCCAGGACAACTGTCGCCGTAGGGCAGGCATCGATTGGAGCCAATTGAGCAACGATTCCCTGCCGACTCAACTGCAG CAACAGGCAGCAGCCTTGGGCGATGATGGCAAGCATGTGGCCTGCAACAGCTGGGAATACGAGACGAACGATAATGTAGGCAACACATGGACTTCGCAGTGGGATTTAGTGTGCGACAAGGAGCATTTAAAGAACGTCGCCGAGATGTTCTTTTTGCTGGGCGTTGCAACAGGTGGCATCATTTCCGGCTATCTATCGGACAAATTTGGCCGCAAAACAATGCTCTTCATATCGGCCGTGCTGCAGACGATATTCG GTCTTTGGCTTTGCTTCTGCAGTTCCTTTGAGCTATACCTAACGTTGAGAGCGCTTTTGGGCCTTGTCTCTGTATCTGTGACTTACTCGGGCCTCATATTAGCCATTGAATATGTGGATGGCAAATGGCGAACTATAGCCGGCATGTACAATCTGTTTCCACTGCCCATTTCGTATATGATGATCTCTGGATTGGCTTATTTGACGCAGGACTATCAACGATTGCAGCTGTGCATTGGCATTCCCGGCATTTTCCTTTGTTTTCTCTG GTTTGTGGTGCCGGAATCGCCGCGGTGGCTGCTGGTCAAGGGTCGCATTGAGGAAGTGCGGCGCATCATTGAGGCGGCGGCTAGTTTCAATGGACGACAATTGCCAGCTGATTACCAACTGACGCCGCCAACACAGGAGAGCAGTACACAGGACGTCACATATCTGTTTCGATCCAGCTATTTGAGGCGCATCTCCATCTGTTTCCTCTGCATTTGGTTCACCATCAATTTGATCTACTATGGCCTCATCTTGAACATGAGCTCGTTCGGTGGCAATGTCTATTTGAATTCG GCACTAGCTGGCCTAGTCGAAATACCCGCCATTGCGGTGGCCATGTACATTATCACCAAGGTGGGCAAGAAGTGGCTCTTTTGCGCCACATTGTTTTGCACCGGCGTCGCCTGCTTCTGCGCTGCGATGACCGAGGGGCGCGAGGATCTGCTCTGGCTGAAGATCACATTCCTGATGATGGGCAAATTTACGATCAGTGCTGGCAATACCATAATGCCCGTCTATACCGCGGAACTTTATCCCACGATAATACGCAATGTGGGTGTGGGTGCCTGCAACATGGCAGCCGGGTTGGCGCTCATTCTAACTCCCTATTTATCGCTTTTG aACAAAATCGAGGGCCACCTATTGATGACTCTACTAACCGCCTGGAGTATTTTTGGTGGCTTCGTTGTACTCTTCCTGCCTGAGACAGCGGTGCGAAAAAATGCAGCCACTACGGAAAGTCGCCAGGCGAATGCAGCAAAGCAGGTGTAA
- the LOC132785745 gene encoding organic cation transporter protein isoform X2: MHDTAGKPSPIATPTQSPMASADPSTVPADDEDETDVIGELMGHYGKWQLLMTVLLSLFQVPNTFHISSSIYQAANKEFWCQRPEHLQQLPIDVWRNLSGSQDNCRRRAGIDWSQLSNDSLPTQLQQQAAALGDDGKHVACNSWEYETNDNVGNTWTSQWDLVCDKEHLKNVAEMFFLLGVATGGIISGYLSDKFGRKTMLFISAVLQTIFGLWLCFCSSFELYLTLRALLGLVSVSVTYSGLILAIEYVDGKWRTIAGMYNLFPLPISYMMISGLAYLTQDYQRLQLCIGIPGIFLCFLWFVVPESPRWLLVKGRIEEVRRIIEAAASFNGRQLPADYQLTPPTQESSTQDVTYLFRSSYLRRISICFLCIWFTINLIYYGLILNMSSFGGNVYLNSALAGLVEIPAIAVAMYIITKVGKKWLFCATLFCTGVACFCAAMTEGREDLLWLKITFLMMGKFTISAGNTIMPVYTAELYPTIIRNVGVGACNMAAGLALILTPYLSLLNKIEGHLLMTLLTAWSIFGGFVVLFLPETAVRKNAATTESRQANAAKQV; this comes from the exons ATGCACGACACAGCCGGCAAGCCGTCCCCCatagccacgcccacacaatCGCCAATGGCGTCGGCAGATCCTAGTACAGTACCAGCAGATGATGAGGACGAAACCGATGTGATTGGCGAGCTGATGGGTCACTATGGCAAATGGCAGCTGCTGATGACGGTGCTGCTCTCACTGTTCCAGGTGCCAAACACCTTCCACATATCCTCATCCATCTACCAGGCAGCCAACAAGGAGTTTTGGTGCCAGCGACCAGAGCATCTACAGCAATTGCCCATCGATGTTTGGCGGAATCTAAGCGGCTCCCAGGACAACTGTCGCCGTAGGGCAGGCATCGATTGGAGCCAATTGAGCAACGATTCCCTGCCGACTCAACTGCAG CAACAGGCAGCAGCCTTGGGCGATGATGGCAAGCATGTGGCCTGCAACAGCTGGGAATACGAGACGAACGATAATGTAGGCAACACATGGACTTCGCAGTGGGATTTAGTGTGCGACAAGGAGCATTTAAAGAACGTCGCCGAGATGTTCTTTTTGCTGGGCGTTGCAACAGGTGGCATCATTTCCGGCTATCTATCGGACAAATTTGGCCGCAAAACAATGCTCTTCATATCGGCCGTGCTGCAGACGATATTCG GTCTTTGGCTTTGCTTCTGCAGTTCCTTTGAGCTATACCTAACGTTGAGAGCGCTTTTGGGCCTTGTCTCTGTATCTGTGACTTACTCGGGCCTCATATTAGCCATTGAATATGTGGATGGCAAATGGCGAACTATAGCCGGCATGTACAATCTGTTTCCACTGCCCATTTCGTATATGATGATCTCTGGATTGGCTTATTTGACGCAGGACTATCAACGATTGCAGCTGTGCATTGGCATTCCCGGCATTTTCCTTTGTTTTCTCTG GTTTGTGGTGCCGGAATCGCCGCGGTGGCTGCTGGTCAAGGGTCGCATTGAGGAAGTGCGGCGCATCATTGAGGCGGCGGCTAGTTTCAATGGACGACAATTGCCAGCTGATTACCAACTGACGCCGCCAACACAGGAGAGCAGTACACAGGACGTCACATATCTGTTTCGATCCAGCTATTTGAGGCGCATCTCCATCTGTTTCCTCTGCATTTGGTTCACCATCAATTTGATCTACTATGGCCTCATCTTGAACATGAGCTCGTTCGGTGGCAATGTCTATTTGAATTCG GCACTAGCTGGCCTAGTCGAAATACCCGCCATTGCGGTGGCCATGTACATTATCACCAAGGTGGGCAAGAAGTGGCTCTTTTGCGCCACATTGTTTTGCACCGGCGTCGCCTGCTTCTGCGCTGCGATGACCGAGGGGCGCGAGGATCTGCTCTGGCTGAAGATCACATTCCTGATGATGGGCAAATTTACGATCAGTGCTGGCAATACCATAATGCCCGTCTATACCGCGGAACTTTATCCCACGATAATACGCAATGTGGGTGTGGGTGCCTGCAACATGGCAGCCGGGTTGGCGCTCATTCTAACTCCCTATTTATCGCTTTTG aACAAAATCGAGGGCCACCTATTGATGACTCTACTAACCGCCTGGAGTATTTTTGGTGGCTTCGTTGTACTCTTCCTGCCTGAGACAGCGGTGCGAAAAAATGCAGCCACTACGGAAAGTCGCCAGGCGAATGCAGCAAAGCAGGTGTAA
- the LOC132785745 gene encoding organic cation transporter protein isoform X3: MPKHQGDALTHDIHPMEMEMELELQLPLLSAKEQAKFPLCAMHDTAGKPSPIATPTQSPMASADPSTVPADDEDETDVIGELMGHYGKWQLLMTVLLSLFQVPNTFHISSSIYQAANKEFWCQRPEHLQQLPIDVWRNLSGSQDNCRRRAGIDWSQLSNDSLPTQLQQQAAALGDDGKHVACNSWEYETNDNVGNTWTSQWDLVCDKEHLKNVAEMFFLLGVATGGIISGYLSDKFGRKTMLFISAVLQTIFGLWLCFCSSFELYLTLRALLGLVSVSVTYSGLILAIEYVDGKWRTIAGMYNLFPLPISYMMISGLAYLTQDYQRLQLCIGIPGIFLCFLWFVVPESPRWLLVKGRIEEVRRIIEAAASFNGRQLPADYQLTPPTQESSTQDVTYLFRSSYLRRISICFLCIWFTINLIYYGLILNMSSFGGNVYLNSAPSTEHQASSDKYVAYTHLTFNKC, from the exons TTCCTTTGTGCGCCATGCACGACACAGCCGGCAAGCCGTCCCCCatagccacgcccacacaatCGCCAATGGCGTCGGCAGATCCTAGTACAGTACCAGCAGATGATGAGGACGAAACCGATGTGATTGGCGAGCTGATGGGTCACTATGGCAAATGGCAGCTGCTGATGACGGTGCTGCTCTCACTGTTCCAGGTGCCAAACACCTTCCACATATCCTCATCCATCTACCAGGCAGCCAACAAGGAGTTTTGGTGCCAGCGACCAGAGCATCTACAGCAATTGCCCATCGATGTTTGGCGGAATCTAAGCGGCTCCCAGGACAACTGTCGCCGTAGGGCAGGCATCGATTGGAGCCAATTGAGCAACGATTCCCTGCCGACTCAACTGCAG CAACAGGCAGCAGCCTTGGGCGATGATGGCAAGCATGTGGCCTGCAACAGCTGGGAATACGAGACGAACGATAATGTAGGCAACACATGGACTTCGCAGTGGGATTTAGTGTGCGACAAGGAGCATTTAAAGAACGTCGCCGAGATGTTCTTTTTGCTGGGCGTTGCAACAGGTGGCATCATTTCCGGCTATCTATCGGACAAATTTGGCCGCAAAACAATGCTCTTCATATCGGCCGTGCTGCAGACGATATTCG GTCTTTGGCTTTGCTTCTGCAGTTCCTTTGAGCTATACCTAACGTTGAGAGCGCTTTTGGGCCTTGTCTCTGTATCTGTGACTTACTCGGGCCTCATATTAGCCATTGAATATGTGGATGGCAAATGGCGAACTATAGCCGGCATGTACAATCTGTTTCCACTGCCCATTTCGTATATGATGATCTCTGGATTGGCTTATTTGACGCAGGACTATCAACGATTGCAGCTGTGCATTGGCATTCCCGGCATTTTCCTTTGTTTTCTCTG GTTTGTGGTGCCGGAATCGCCGCGGTGGCTGCTGGTCAAGGGTCGCATTGAGGAAGTGCGGCGCATCATTGAGGCGGCGGCTAGTTTCAATGGACGACAATTGCCAGCTGATTACCAACTGACGCCGCCAACACAGGAGAGCAGTACACAGGACGTCACATATCTGTTTCGATCCAGCTATTTGAGGCGCATCTCCATCTGTTTCCTCTGCATTTGGTTCACCATCAATTTGATCTACTATGGCCTCATCTTGAACATGAGCTCGTTCGGTGGCAATGTCTATTTGAATTCG GCACCAAGTACCGAGCATCAAGCATCGAGTGACAAgtacgttgcgtatacgcatttaacatttaacaagTGCTAA